Proteins encoded by one window of Polyodon spathula isolate WHYD16114869_AA chromosome 16, ASM1765450v1, whole genome shotgun sequence:
- the LOC121328239 gene encoding platelet glycoprotein IX-like, whose amino-acid sequence MLACPGLALLLFLSPSNTQPCPAVCKCTSFGSYGYKVNCSSRGLTVVPMLPPQTTELYLQNNLLTTVPRGRLDKLQHLNKVNMSNNTWDCGCDIIYLKTRLDDQEAISRADVKCFTPASLAGKPLSQLRGHDLAQCTQIKKCPDLVYNNILLLLSLCILIILLAWSLKITRTSTFIYDLNARHADMELESLKSMDPKPRWKRSDALSKDLLEEGVIEVPLPTDNMEILNPILHILQTNHNIKLHDRK is encoded by the coding sequence ATGTTGGCTTGCCCAGGTTTAGCCCTGCTCCTTTTCCTCAGTCCCTCCAATACACAGCCATGTCCTGCCGTTTGCAAGTGCACCTCTTTCGGCTCTTATGGATACAAAGTGAACTGCAGCTCTAGGGGTCTTACTGTGGTGCCAATGCTACCTCCTCAAACCACCGAACTTTACCTGCAAAATAACCTGCTCACAACAGTGCCTCGCGGGAGACTGGACAAGCTTCAGCACCTCAACAAAGTCAACATGTCCAACAACACCTGGGACTGCGGGTGTGACATCATCTACCTAAAGACCAGGCTAGACGACCAGGAAGCCATCTCTCGTGCAGACGTCAAGTGCTTCACCCCAGCATCCCTTGCAGGGAAACCCCTGTCCCAACTCAGGGGCCACGACTTAGCCCAATGCACTCAAATCAAGAAATGCCCTGACTTAGTGTACAACAATATACTTCTATTGCTTTCACTTTGTATTCTCATTATCCTTCTAGCATGGAGCCTTAAGATTACAAGGACATCCACTTTTATCTATGACCTCAATGCTAGGCATGCAGACATGGAGCTCGAGTCATTAAAATCCATGGATCCCAAGCCCAGATGGAAGAGATCTGATGCCCTTTCCAAGGATTTATTGGAGGAAGGTGTAATTGAGGTACCTTTACCAACAGATAACATGGAAATCCTGAACCCGATATTACACATCTTGCAAACAAACCACAACATAAAGCTACATGACAGGAAATGA
- the LOC121328238 gene encoding kinetochore protein Nuf2-like isoform X2 — protein MSEESQRVSAINEQIAQWKCEHSEMTQMLSKKKVDLATLKEDHIKLESLIAKSPEELRNEKEKLKETVKKIKQSIDSKNMALVEHQNKNQTSSLCRGTFESFYKLLEDIEGLVEKMNALQSEIRDLTNLIERQRKDLRNMSTDETQCKRAMGMKMDKKTKLQIRRQKKQEVKDQQVQIVFSECNQVQEKREDILKQMKQLDCETQQIRAKIQLLTETCTYETEKAQAMHDVLVAVVNQYHERLARLAENGTEIE, from the exons AGTGCTATCAATGAACAAATTGCACAGTGGAAATGTGAACATTCGGAGATGACCCAAATGTTG AGCAAGAAAAAAGTGGATTTGGCTACTTTGAAGGAAGATCATATTAAACTGGAATCTCTGATTGCGAAATCCCCAGAAGAGCTCAGGAATGAAAAGGAAAAGCTGAAGGAGACTGTGAAGAAGATCAAGCAGTCTATT GACAGTAAAAATATGGCGTTGGTggaacatcaaaacaaaaaccagacTTCAAGCCTGTGTCGTGGAACATTTGAGTCTTTTTACAAACTTTTGGAAGATATAGAAGGTTTAGTGGAGAAAATGAACGCCTTGCAATCCGAG ATCCGAGATCTGACTAATCTCATTGAGAGACAGAGGAAGGATCTGAGGAATATGAGCACCGACGAGACTCAGTGCAAACGAGCCATGGGCATGAAGATGGACAAAAAGACCAAGCTGCAGATCAGAAGGCAGAAGAAGCAAGAAGTGAAGGATCAACAAGTTCAAATAGTCTTCAG TGAGTGTAACCAGGTTCAGGAGAAAAGAGAGGATATCCTGAAGCAAATGAAACAGCTTGATTGTGAAACTCAGCAAATTAGGGCAAAAATACAACTATTAACTGAGACCTGCACATATGAGACGGAAAAAGCCCAA GCGATGCATGACGTTCTGGTGGCAGTGGTGAATCAATACCATGAGCGTCTGGCAAGACTTGCAGAAAATGGCACAGAAATTGAATGA